From Vitis vinifera cultivar Pinot Noir 40024 chromosome 5, ASM3070453v1, the proteins below share one genomic window:
- the LOC104878524 gene encoding protein FAR1-RELATED SEQUENCE 5-like — protein MDKGKGKEFIIDLNDEDFDYQHDSIVKNEYDEEAILVSDKIFNDLTVEDVWKMEFSSVEEAEEFYNLFAKVTKFSVRKDDVKRDKNQNIVSRKWVCSKEGYRHRVCLENENRKREPKAVTRVGCEATFQIGFNKQTNKWVVKEFMANHNHPLVEQKNVQFLRSHRVIKNADKAQLNAMRGVGIGTSQIMDYMVQQSGGYNNVGFTKKDLYNHVDVDRRVHLRDGDAEGALAYLCGKSKMDPSFYYKYNVDEDNHLANLFWADSTSKLDYSCFGDVLAFDTTYRTNAYKKPLVILVGINHHHQTIVFGCALLVDESVSTYTWVLETFLDAMNNKKPISVITDGDKAMRKAIKRIFPDSCHRLCVWHIQRNAFTNVHVKDFTNHFSKCMFMEGTVEEFECAWNDMLEMFNLHEHKWVTDIYAKRSR, from the coding sequence ATGGACAAAGGCAAAGGAAAGGAATTTATCATTGATTTGAACGATGAAGACTTTGATTACCAACATGATAGCATTGTTAAAAATGAGTATGATGAAGAGGCCATTCTAGTTTCTGACaagatttttaatgatttaactGTTGAAGATGTATGGAAGATGGAGTTTAGCTCAGTAGAGGAGGCagaagaattttataatttatttgctaAAGTTACCAAATTTAGTGTTAGAAAGGATGATGTGAAAcgagataaaaatcaaaatatagtaTCTCGTAAGTGGGTTTGTTCGAAAGAAGGATATCGACATAGAGTGTGTTTAGAGAACGAAAATCGAAAACGAGAACCTAAGGCAGTAACTCGAGTTGGTTGCGAGGCAACATTTCAGATTGGGTTTAACAAACAAACGAATAAGTGGGTTGTGAAAGAGTTTATGGCTAATCATAATCATCCTTTGGTGGAACAAAAAAATGTCCAATTCCTTCGATCCCATAGGGTCATTAAAAATGCAGATAAAGCTCAATTGAATGCAATGCGAGGTGTTGGCATAGGAACTAGCCAAATTATGGATTACATGGTGCAACAATCAGGTGGATATAACAATGTTGGCTTCACAAAAAAAGATCTATATAACCATGTTGATGTTGATCGTAGAGTTCATCTAAGAGATGGTGATGCAGAGGGTGCTTTGGCTTATTTGTGTGGAAAGTCTAAAATGGATCCATCATTTTATTACAAGTACAATGTTGATGAAGACAACCATCTAGCAAACCTGTTTTGGGCAGATTCTACTAGTAAATTGGATTACAGTTGTTTTGGAGATGTGTTAGCATTTGATACAACTTATCGGACTAATGCTTATAAAAAACCGTTGGTCATACTAGTTGGCATTAACCATCACCATCAAACTATAGTGTTTGGATGTGCATTATTGGTAGATGAGAGTGTTAGCACTTATACTTGGGTCTTGGAGACTTTTTTGGACGCAATGAATAACAAGAAGCCTATTTCTGTTATTACTGATGGGGATAAAGCAATGCGTAAAGCCATCAAGAGGATATTTCCAGACTCTTGTCATCGATTATGTGTTTGGCATATTCAACGCAATGCATTCACTAATGTCCATGTCAAAGATTTtactaatcatttttctaagtGCATGTTCATGGAAGGCAccgttgaagaatttgaatgtGCGTGGAATGACATGTTGGAAATGTTTAATCTTCATGAACATAAGTGGGTGACAGATATATATGCTAAGCGTTCTAGATGA
- the LOC100262791 gene encoding probable thiol methyltransferase 2, translating into MANDSTSIESNSELQKISQVIGSGFNGSWEEKWQQGLTPWDLGKATPIIEHLHQAGALPNGRTLIPGCGRGYDVVAIACPERFVVGLDISDSAIKKAKESSSSSWNASHFIFLKADFFTWNPTELFDLIIDYTFFCAIEPDMRPAWASRMQQLLKPDGELLTLMFPISDHTGGPPYKVSIADYEKVLHPMRFKAVSIVDNEMAIGSRKGREKLGRWKRTDEPLL; encoded by the exons ATGGCGAACGACAGTACCAGCATAGAATCGAACTCAGAGCTTCAAAAAATAAGCCAAGTCATTGGAAGCGGTTTCAATG GTAGTTGGGAAGAGAAATGGCAACAAGGATTAACTCCATGGGATTTGGGAAAGGCAACACCTATAATTGAACACCTTCATCAGGCTGGAGCCCTTCCCAATGGCAGGACTTTAATCCCTGGTTGTGGCCGT GGATATGATGTGGTAGCAATTGCATGCCCTGAACGTTTTGTTGTGGGGTTGGACATATCAGACAGTGCTatcaagaaagcaaaagag TCATCTTCCTCATCATGGAATGCAagtcattttatctttttaaaggCAGACTTCTTCACTTGGAATCCAACTGAGTTGTTTGATCTGATTATTGATTATAC GTTTTTTTGTGCAATCGAACCAGACATGAGACCGGCATGGGCCAGCCGAATGCAACAATTGTTGAAACCAGATGGAGAGCTCTTGACACTGATGTTTCCG ATCAGCGATCATACTGGTGGACCCCCATATAAAGTATCTATAGCCGA TTATGAAAAAGTGTTGCATCCAATGAGATTTAAGGCAGTTTCGATTGTGGACAACGAGATGGCCATTGGATCTCGCAAG GGAAGAGAGAAACTTGGAAGGTGGAAGAGGACTGACGAGCCCTTGCTGTGA